In Haliaeetus albicilla chromosome 2, bHalAlb1.1, whole genome shotgun sequence, a single genomic region encodes these proteins:
- the JCAD gene encoding junctional cadherin 5-associated protein isoform X2: MFSVEDLLISHGYKLSKNPPVSYENRYDGYRHEIAGNRSAQRTLNGFEAESRAGAYSKKPLVKTNSSSTESSHGSQGRQAGPGYHHDLQGLSTFHTSEGGVYDRPQLAWSSQPKTDKDLAYWRRRGQDFSVLLGYSQKAGVEMKGLAAAPGAPRHPKESQLKGGTGAGYSRRSGLQESCKVPSDCTWQSLGMESWNQPKKVGKQMSEGDREKLLQELYSLTLGDSVLSTHNKGKSQSLPRVISPESMRCVEMPSLTNSNNSLSVTKTPSYPPNRLSVEPAKHHETGGHFLPLVKPKYGRPLKPPSYELQRQTRAPAETMGFQNHHHKDEPVSYLAKVNEPRQDACIQDSGLEPPVYVPPPSYKSPPHQNVTPHPLNEVPNTDTYASSDQQSPAERVVPCQRPAVNTFEAGGDPCKDNHLPHGKQSHARRPADYLCSVQYIPFDDPRIRHIKIAPPEGLQDSAKYTENACSPSSGALQERDLEVQYNSAFLDASNLSKSAKGERTSDSSTHSNRWLAPSIRDQENCALPDQRDSCSTTNHSPRNEASAEYTKGKLSVRNSHMDSTCETVTKVKKFEPGTGMQSKKSSKKKMNETIFCLVSIPVKSESNLPDTDRNNNITQSPDKNGFDNNGALQEQSLLSMSSTDLELQALTGSMTNKNELQKQELWRPEEFKQMNDLRFIQPTKHRELKYSGSWPGDQYKDQQTQTSFTEEPKSPQFLHGTKPGQPNSNKLLSPKLLGCTASMTGSKQTGLPSDERSCKQSAYGMKGQMYLSQSSNSAFSRTATSVLQAPSLKAHQSQPMPLQERETGLLSKVDVVKGEAGAPCNSKELFGQFLLKPVSRRPWDAISELESFNKELQGQEESTSSEEDLESAAASPQAGALTQRRVSRNEKSNQEPKHGGKSATVVPEVPVFKSGRVKSKSESWSVGTEHGGEPGCIGSQGSSQPGGSSEGVGPADGSLITEMRTGEAKSRTSKQPVPVGPLNRVLSGSPSSSCHSNPFNNPVLQEMSEDQNYLDFVKLSKGATPTNDKVLERSSVVRLSLTKRNHRRSEPDLRSVGLDVAPGPGANNSDHSSNANAVEIPVNESLQARAARILGIDIAVESLLPDDHVGPQPGTRPANSAQDFKSSVGTTVSDKEGKKEGSYEGRRKCGWTESALFVGGQALYPDECQTTHQEASTKTLVTEQVLEQPASPSQGEDQNLICKSAVYQHSEKRVRNTSKVIETLQGKLTSPPSRTAMDRLVRMKEVDSVSRMRRLSIKSADSGEEVDEEKLLRVQEEKGSKLASSGAVSKRVISLSENGYLGGMDKKKIDRDFSLDTYDPTKVEKV, encoded by the exons ATGTTCAGTGTTGAGGACCTCCTGATTTCTCATGGATACAAATTGTCAAAAAATCCCCCTGTTTCATATGAGAACAGGTATGATGGATACCGGCATGAAATCGCGGGGAACAGATCTGCTCAGAGAACGCTGAATGGGTTTGAGGCAGAATCGAGAGCTGGGGCTTACAGCAAGAAACCTCTGGTGAAAACCAACTCGAGCAGCACTGAGAGCAGCCATGGGAGCCAAGGGAGGCAAGCTGGTCCTGGTTATCACCATGACCTTCAGGGTTTGTCCACTTTTCATACTTCAGAAGGGGG GGTTTATGACAGGCCTCAATTAGCATGGTCTTCCCAGCCCAAGACTGATAAAGATCTTGCCTACTGGAGAAGACGAGGACAGGACTTCAGTGTGCTCCTAGGCTACTCCCAGAAAGCCGGTGTGGAAATGAAAGGCCTGGCTgcagccccgggggcaccccGGCACCCCAAGGAGAGTCAGCTGAAGGGGGGGACGGGCGCAGGGTACAGCAGAAGAAGCGGCTTGCAGGAGAGCTGCAAAGTGCCCAGCGACTGCACATGGCAAAGTCTGGGAATGGAAAGCTGGAACCAGCCGAAAAAGGTGGGGAAGCAAATGTCTGAGGGTGACAGGGAGAAGCTGCTTCAAGAGCTGTATTCGCTGACCCTGGGAGACAGCGTACTGAGCACCCACAACAAGGGGAAATCGCAGTCGTTGCCGAGGGTCATTTCACCCGAGAGCATGAGGTGCGTGGAAATGCCCTCCCTGACCAACAGTAACAACTCACTCAGCGTAACTAAAACCCCCTCCTATCCCCCAAACAGGCTGAGCGTGGAACCAGCCAAGCACCACGAAACGGGAGGCCATTTCCTTCCCCTGGTGAAACCCAAGTATGGGAGACCTCTCAAGCCTCCATCCTACGAACTGCAGCGGCAGACCAGGGCACCTGCGGAAACCATGGGTTTCCAGAACCACCACCACAAAGATGAACCCGTCTCCTACTTAGCCAAAGTTAATGAGCCAAGGCAAGATGCTTGCATTCAAGACTCTGGTTTGGAGCCCCCGGTCTACGTCCCTCCTCCTTCTTACAAATCCCCACCTCACCAAAATGTGACCCCACATCCCCTCAATGAAGTGCCTAACACCGACACCTACGCCAGCAGCGATCAGCAGAGTCCTGCAGAGCGGGTTGTCCCCTGCCAACGACCAGCCGTGAATACTTTTGAAGCAGGGGGTGACCCTTGCAAAGACAACCATCTTCCTCACGGGAAGCAAAGCCATGCAAGGCGCCCTGCTGACTACCTGTGTTCTGTTCAGTATATTCCCTTTGATGACCCTCGGATACGACATATTAAAATTGCACCACCGGAAGGTCTGCAGGACAGCGCTAAATACACTGAAAATGCATGTAGTCCCAGTTCTGGTGCTTTGCAAGAGAGAGATCTTGAAGTACAGTACAACAGTGCCTTTTTGGATGCATCAAACTTGTCCAAATCTGCAAAGGGAGAAAGAACTTCCGACAGCTCCACCCATAGCAACAGATGGTTGGCACCATCCATCCGAGATCAGGAAAACTGTGCCTTGCCGGACCAAAGAGACAGTTGTAGCACAACTAATCACAGCCCCCGTAATGAAGCCAGCGCAGAGTACACAAAAGGCAAACTTTCTGTAAGAAATTCACATATGGACAGCACCTGTGAGACTGTTacaaaagtgaaaaagtttGAACCTGGAACTGGGATGCAGAGCAAAAagagttcaaagaaaaaaatgaatgaaactaTATTTTGTTTGGTCTCTATCCCAGTTAAATCAGAATCCAATCTGCCAGATACAGATAGGAACAACAACATAACCCAGAGCCCTGATAAGAATGGGTTTGATAACAATGGGGCTTTGCAAGAACAAAGTCTCTTAAGTATGTCTTCAACGGACTTGGAGTTACAAGCACTTACAGGAAGCATGACCAATAAAAATGAGTTACAAAAACAAGAGCTGTGGAGACCAGAGGAGTTCAAACAAATGAATGACCTCAGATTTATTCAGCCTACAAAACACAGAGAGCTCAAATACTCTGGCTCCTGGCCAGGTGATCAGTACAAAGACCAACAGACACAGACGAGTTTCACCGAAGAACCTAAAAGCCCACAATTTTTACATGGTACAAAGCCTGGGCAGCCCAATAGTAACAAACTGCTGTCTCCAAAGCTTCTAGGATGTACAGCATCCATGACAGGGTCAAAACAGACAGGGTTACCTTCTGATGAGAGAAGCTGCAAACAGAGCGCTTACGGTATGAAGGGTCAGATGTACCTCAGCCAGTCTAGCAACAGTGCGTTTTCCAGGACTGCCACCTCAGTCCTTCAGGCCCCCTCCCTAAAAGCCCACCAGAGCCAGCCCATGCCCCTCCAGGAGAGGGAAACTGGCCTTCTTTCCAAGGTGGATGTAGTTAAAGGAGAAGCAGGCGCTCCCTGCAACAGTAAAGAGCTGTTTGGGCAGTTCCTGTTGAAGCCTGTAAGTCGCCGTCCCTGGGACGCAATAAGTGAGCTGGAAAGTTTTAACAAGGAGCTgcaagggcaggaggagagcacAAGCAGTGAAGAAGATTTGGAAAGTGCTGCGGCTTCTCCGCAGGCAGGTGCCCTTACGCAGAGGAGGGTGTCCAGAAATGAGAAGTCAAACCAGGAGCCAAAACATGGTGGGAAATCGGCAACGGTTGTGCCGGAGGTGCCTGTATTTAAGTCAGGAAGAGTTAAAAGTAAGTCTGAAAGTTGGAGTGTGGGGACAGAGCATGGTGGTGAGCCAGGCTGCATTGGCTCTCAAGGCTCCTCGCAGCCAGGAGGGAGCAGTGAAGGAGTCGGGCCAGCAGATGGAAGTCTGATAACAGAAATGAGGACAGGGGAAGCCAAGAGCAGAACAAGCAAGCAGCCAGTTCCTGTGGGCCCTCTTAACAGAGTTTTGTCCGGTAGCCCAAGCAGTTCATGTCACAGTAATCCTTTCAATAACCCTGTCTTGCAGGAGATGAGTGAAGACCAAAATTACCTAGACTTTGTTAAACTGAGCAAAGGTGCAACTCCCACAAATGATAAGGTATTAGAGAGAAGCTCGGTAGTACGCTTGTCACTAACAAAGAGGAACCACAGGCGCTCTGAGCCGGATTTGAGGTCAGTGGGACTTGATGTAGCCCCAGGACCTGGTGCTAACAATTCTGATCACTCTTCAAATGCAAATGCAGTGGAAATCCCTGTGAATGAGTCATTGCAGGCAAGAGCTGCAAGAATTTTAGGTATAGATATAGCAGTAGAGTCTCTCCTTCCAGATGACCACGTTGGGCCCCAGCCAGGCACTCGCCCTGCAAACAGTGCCCAGGACTTCAAGTCATCAGTGGGGACCACAGTAAGtgacaaagaaggaaaaaaagagggttcTTATGAAGGCAGACGAAAGTGTGGCTGGACAGAGAGTGCTCTCTTTGTGGGAGGCCAAGCTTTATATCCTGATGAATGCCAGACCACTCACCAGGAAGCCAGCACTAAAACACTGGTAACTGAGCAAGTTCTTGAACAACCTGCGAGTCCCAGCCAAGGTGAGGACCAAAACCTCATTTGCAAGTCAGCTGTGTATCAGCATTCAGAAAAGAGAGTCAGAAACACATCAAAGGTGATAGAGACACTCCAAGGCAAGCTCACTTCTCCACCTAGCCGGACTGCCATGGATCGCTTAGTGCGAATGAAAGAAGTTGACTCTGTGTCCCGGATGAGACGTCTGAGCATTAAGAGCGCAGACTCGGGAGAGGAGGTGGATGAGGAGAAGCTGTTGAGGGtacaggaggagaaaggaagcaaaCTGGCAAGCTCAGGGGCTGTTTCCAAGCGTGTTATCTCTCTCAGTGAAAATGGATATTTAGGTGGAATGGACAAGAAGAAGATCgacagagatttttctttag atacgTATGACCCCACCAAAGTTGAAAAGGTGTGA
- the JCAD gene encoding junctional cadherin 5-associated protein isoform X3, whose protein sequence is MFSVEDLLISHGYKLSKNPPVSYENRVYDRPQLAWSSQPKTDKDLAYWRRRGQDFSVLLGYSQKAGVEMKGLAAAPGAPRHPKESQLKGGTGAGYSRRSGLQESCKVPSDCTWQSLGMESWNQPKKVGKQMSEGDREKLLQELYSLTLGDSVLSTHNKGKSQSLPRVISPESMRCVEMPSLTNSNNSLSVTKTPSYPPNRLSVEPAKHHETGGHFLPLVKPKYGRPLKPPSYELQRQTRAPAETMGFQNHHHKDEPVSYLAKVNEPRQDACIQDSGLEPPVYVPPPSYKSPPHQNVTPHPLNEVPNTDTYASSDQQSPAERVVPCQRPAVNTFEAGGDPCKDNHLPHGKQSHARRPADYLCSVQYIPFDDPRIRHIKIAPPEGLQDSAKYTENACSPSSGALQERDLEVQYNSAFLDASNLSKSAKGERTSDSSTHSNRWLAPSIRDQENCALPDQRDSCSTTNHSPRNEASAEYTKGKLSVRNSHMDSTCETVTKVKKFEPGTGMQSKKSSKKKMNETIFCLVSIPVKSESNLPDTDRNNNITQSPDKNGFDNNGALQEQSLLSMSSTDLELQALTGSMTNKNELQKQELWRPEEFKQMNDLRFIQPTKHRELKYSGSWPGDQYKDQQTQTSFTEEPKSPQFLHGTKPGQPNSNKLLSPKLLGCTASMTGSKQTGLPSDERSCKQSAYGMKGQMYLSQSSNSAFSRTATSVLQAPSLKAHQSQPMPLQERETGLLSKVDVVKGEAGAPCNSKELFGQFLLKPVSRRPWDAISELESFNKELQGQEESTSSEEDLESAAASPQAGALTQRRVSRNEKSNQEPKHGGKSATVVPEVPVFKSGRVKSKSESWSVGTEHGGEPGCIGSQGSSQPGGSSEGVGPADGSLITEMRTGEAKSRTSKQPVPVGPLNRVLSGSPSSSCHSNPFNNPVLQEMSEDQNYLDFVKLSKGATPTNDKVLERSSVVRLSLTKRNHRRSEPDLRSVGLDVAPGPGANNSDHSSNANAVEIPVNESLQARAARILGIDIAVESLLPDDHVGPQPGTRPANSAQDFKSSVGTTVSDKEGKKEGSYEGRRKCGWTESALFVGGQALYPDECQTTHQEASTKTLVTEQVLEQPASPSQGEDQNLICKSAVYQHSEKRVRNTSKVIETLQGKLTSPPSRTAMDRLVRMKEVDSVSRMRRLSIKSADSGEEVDEEKLLRVQEEKGSKLASSGAVSKRVISLSENGYLGGMDKKKIDRDFSLDTYDPTKVEKV, encoded by the exons ATGTTCAGTGTTGAGGACCTCCTGATTTCTCATGGATACAAATTGTCAAAAAATCCCCCTGTTTCATATGAGAACAG GGTTTATGACAGGCCTCAATTAGCATGGTCTTCCCAGCCCAAGACTGATAAAGATCTTGCCTACTGGAGAAGACGAGGACAGGACTTCAGTGTGCTCCTAGGCTACTCCCAGAAAGCCGGTGTGGAAATGAAAGGCCTGGCTgcagccccgggggcaccccGGCACCCCAAGGAGAGTCAGCTGAAGGGGGGGACGGGCGCAGGGTACAGCAGAAGAAGCGGCTTGCAGGAGAGCTGCAAAGTGCCCAGCGACTGCACATGGCAAAGTCTGGGAATGGAAAGCTGGAACCAGCCGAAAAAGGTGGGGAAGCAAATGTCTGAGGGTGACAGGGAGAAGCTGCTTCAAGAGCTGTATTCGCTGACCCTGGGAGACAGCGTACTGAGCACCCACAACAAGGGGAAATCGCAGTCGTTGCCGAGGGTCATTTCACCCGAGAGCATGAGGTGCGTGGAAATGCCCTCCCTGACCAACAGTAACAACTCACTCAGCGTAACTAAAACCCCCTCCTATCCCCCAAACAGGCTGAGCGTGGAACCAGCCAAGCACCACGAAACGGGAGGCCATTTCCTTCCCCTGGTGAAACCCAAGTATGGGAGACCTCTCAAGCCTCCATCCTACGAACTGCAGCGGCAGACCAGGGCACCTGCGGAAACCATGGGTTTCCAGAACCACCACCACAAAGATGAACCCGTCTCCTACTTAGCCAAAGTTAATGAGCCAAGGCAAGATGCTTGCATTCAAGACTCTGGTTTGGAGCCCCCGGTCTACGTCCCTCCTCCTTCTTACAAATCCCCACCTCACCAAAATGTGACCCCACATCCCCTCAATGAAGTGCCTAACACCGACACCTACGCCAGCAGCGATCAGCAGAGTCCTGCAGAGCGGGTTGTCCCCTGCCAACGACCAGCCGTGAATACTTTTGAAGCAGGGGGTGACCCTTGCAAAGACAACCATCTTCCTCACGGGAAGCAAAGCCATGCAAGGCGCCCTGCTGACTACCTGTGTTCTGTTCAGTATATTCCCTTTGATGACCCTCGGATACGACATATTAAAATTGCACCACCGGAAGGTCTGCAGGACAGCGCTAAATACACTGAAAATGCATGTAGTCCCAGTTCTGGTGCTTTGCAAGAGAGAGATCTTGAAGTACAGTACAACAGTGCCTTTTTGGATGCATCAAACTTGTCCAAATCTGCAAAGGGAGAAAGAACTTCCGACAGCTCCACCCATAGCAACAGATGGTTGGCACCATCCATCCGAGATCAGGAAAACTGTGCCTTGCCGGACCAAAGAGACAGTTGTAGCACAACTAATCACAGCCCCCGTAATGAAGCCAGCGCAGAGTACACAAAAGGCAAACTTTCTGTAAGAAATTCACATATGGACAGCACCTGTGAGACTGTTacaaaagtgaaaaagtttGAACCTGGAACTGGGATGCAGAGCAAAAagagttcaaagaaaaaaatgaatgaaactaTATTTTGTTTGGTCTCTATCCCAGTTAAATCAGAATCCAATCTGCCAGATACAGATAGGAACAACAACATAACCCAGAGCCCTGATAAGAATGGGTTTGATAACAATGGGGCTTTGCAAGAACAAAGTCTCTTAAGTATGTCTTCAACGGACTTGGAGTTACAAGCACTTACAGGAAGCATGACCAATAAAAATGAGTTACAAAAACAAGAGCTGTGGAGACCAGAGGAGTTCAAACAAATGAATGACCTCAGATTTATTCAGCCTACAAAACACAGAGAGCTCAAATACTCTGGCTCCTGGCCAGGTGATCAGTACAAAGACCAACAGACACAGACGAGTTTCACCGAAGAACCTAAAAGCCCACAATTTTTACATGGTACAAAGCCTGGGCAGCCCAATAGTAACAAACTGCTGTCTCCAAAGCTTCTAGGATGTACAGCATCCATGACAGGGTCAAAACAGACAGGGTTACCTTCTGATGAGAGAAGCTGCAAACAGAGCGCTTACGGTATGAAGGGTCAGATGTACCTCAGCCAGTCTAGCAACAGTGCGTTTTCCAGGACTGCCACCTCAGTCCTTCAGGCCCCCTCCCTAAAAGCCCACCAGAGCCAGCCCATGCCCCTCCAGGAGAGGGAAACTGGCCTTCTTTCCAAGGTGGATGTAGTTAAAGGAGAAGCAGGCGCTCCCTGCAACAGTAAAGAGCTGTTTGGGCAGTTCCTGTTGAAGCCTGTAAGTCGCCGTCCCTGGGACGCAATAAGTGAGCTGGAAAGTTTTAACAAGGAGCTgcaagggcaggaggagagcacAAGCAGTGAAGAAGATTTGGAAAGTGCTGCGGCTTCTCCGCAGGCAGGTGCCCTTACGCAGAGGAGGGTGTCCAGAAATGAGAAGTCAAACCAGGAGCCAAAACATGGTGGGAAATCGGCAACGGTTGTGCCGGAGGTGCCTGTATTTAAGTCAGGAAGAGTTAAAAGTAAGTCTGAAAGTTGGAGTGTGGGGACAGAGCATGGTGGTGAGCCAGGCTGCATTGGCTCTCAAGGCTCCTCGCAGCCAGGAGGGAGCAGTGAAGGAGTCGGGCCAGCAGATGGAAGTCTGATAACAGAAATGAGGACAGGGGAAGCCAAGAGCAGAACAAGCAAGCAGCCAGTTCCTGTGGGCCCTCTTAACAGAGTTTTGTCCGGTAGCCCAAGCAGTTCATGTCACAGTAATCCTTTCAATAACCCTGTCTTGCAGGAGATGAGTGAAGACCAAAATTACCTAGACTTTGTTAAACTGAGCAAAGGTGCAACTCCCACAAATGATAAGGTATTAGAGAGAAGCTCGGTAGTACGCTTGTCACTAACAAAGAGGAACCACAGGCGCTCTGAGCCGGATTTGAGGTCAGTGGGACTTGATGTAGCCCCAGGACCTGGTGCTAACAATTCTGATCACTCTTCAAATGCAAATGCAGTGGAAATCCCTGTGAATGAGTCATTGCAGGCAAGAGCTGCAAGAATTTTAGGTATAGATATAGCAGTAGAGTCTCTCCTTCCAGATGACCACGTTGGGCCCCAGCCAGGCACTCGCCCTGCAAACAGTGCCCAGGACTTCAAGTCATCAGTGGGGACCACAGTAAGtgacaaagaaggaaaaaaagagggttcTTATGAAGGCAGACGAAAGTGTGGCTGGACAGAGAGTGCTCTCTTTGTGGGAGGCCAAGCTTTATATCCTGATGAATGCCAGACCACTCACCAGGAAGCCAGCACTAAAACACTGGTAACTGAGCAAGTTCTTGAACAACCTGCGAGTCCCAGCCAAGGTGAGGACCAAAACCTCATTTGCAAGTCAGCTGTGTATCAGCATTCAGAAAAGAGAGTCAGAAACACATCAAAGGTGATAGAGACACTCCAAGGCAAGCTCACTTCTCCACCTAGCCGGACTGCCATGGATCGCTTAGTGCGAATGAAAGAAGTTGACTCTGTGTCCCGGATGAGACGTCTGAGCATTAAGAGCGCAGACTCGGGAGAGGAGGTGGATGAGGAGAAGCTGTTGAGGGtacaggaggagaaaggaagcaaaCTGGCAAGCTCAGGGGCTGTTTCCAAGCGTGTTATCTCTCTCAGTGAAAATGGATATTTAGGTGGAATGGACAAGAAGAAGATCgacagagatttttctttag atacgTATGACCCCACCAAAGTTGAAAAGGTGTGA